The Streptomyces sp. HUAS MG91 sequence CTCCAGCCGCTACCTCAAGGACATCGACCACTGCAAGGTCGACCCGGAAGCCACCCTCACCCGGAACTAGCGGGTTCGGAACTTCCCCGCCGAACGGGAGTTGAAGAGCCCGGCCTGCCGCTCCGGCGGCAGGTTGCCGAGCGCGATCAGGTGCGGGGCCTGCGCGAAGGCCCGCTCGCGGGCCGCCTCCGTCGCCGCCCACACCGCCCGCACCGTGCCCTGCACCGCCTCGGTGGGGTGCGCGGCGACGGTCTCCGCGCAGCGCACCGCCGCCGCCAACGCGGCGCCGGGCGCGGTGACTTCACTGACCAGGCCGGTCTCGTACGCCCGCCGGGCCGACATCCGCTCCGCCGACCCCATCAGCGCGAGCCGCGCCACCTCGCCGGGCGGCATGCGCTGCGCCAGGTACACCGACTCGTAGGCGCTGACCATGCCGTACGTGGTGTGCGGGTCGAAGAACGTCGCGTGCTCGTCGGCGACGACGAACTCAGCCTCGCCCAGCAGGTAGAACGCGCCGCCGCACGCCATCCCGTTCACCGCGGCGATCACCGGCTTCCACAGGTCGTTGGCCTTCGGGCCGACGGTGAGCAGCGGATCGTCCATGGAGTACGGGGACGGGGGCTGCGGGACGTCCAGGCCGCGGTCGATGCCCGTGCAGAAGGCGCGGTCGCCCGCGCCGGTGAGCACGACGGCCCGCACGGTGTCGTCGTGGCGGAACTCCCGCCAGGCGGTGCGGAGTTCGGTGATCGTCTCCTGGTCGAGGGCGTTGTGGCGGTGCGGGCGGTCCAGGGTGACCACGGCCACCCCGGTGTCCTTGTGGCGGGTCACGTCCACGGTCATGGCCGCTCCAGGACCCAGCGGGGGACGTGCACGCCGTCGATCTCCGTGAACACGGCCTGGACCTTGGCGCCGATCCGCAGGCGCTCCTGGGGGACCGAGTTCAGCGGGGCGTCGGCCGTCGTGACCAGGTTGCCGACCAGGCGGATGCGGGGGGCTTCCGCGAGTTCGACGATGATCGCGTTGTAGGGGGCCAGGGCGGCGTACGCCGGGAGCAGGGGCGGGTGCGGGATCACGTACGACCAGATCCTTCCCTTGCCGCTCATCTTCCGCCAGGTGGAGTCGAAGGACTGGCAGTGCGGGCAGCAGGGGCGGGGCGGGAAGCGGAGTTCTTCGCATTCCGGGTCGGCGCAGGCCTGTACGCGCAGTTCGCCTCGGGCGGCGTAGTCCCAGAAGGGGGCGCCGTCGTCGTCCGGTACGGGGGCGAGCAGGTGGTCGGTCGTCGCGTCTGCCATGTGCGGTCCCTTTCCGAGTGCCGGTCGTGGGTGGTTGCTCGCGCAGTTCCCCGCGCCCCTTACGGGGCGCTCCTGTGCCCGGAGCCTTGGGCAATCTGCCGCCTGGGGCGGCAGGGTGGGCAAGGCGGCCCCCAGCGCCGGGTGCGCGGTCTTCGGGCGGTGCCCGTGGTCCGGGTCAGTTGCGGAGCAGTACCGCCGAGGTCGGGACGCCCTCGCCGGCTGTTACCAGGCAGGTGCGGGCGTTCGGGACCTGGGCCGTGCTGATGCCGCGGAGTTGTTTCACGCCCTCGTTGATCAGGTTGAAGCCGTGGACGTAGGCCTCCGAGAGGCCGCCGCCGCCCGTGTTGATGGGGAGGCGGCCGCCGATCTCCAGGGCGCCGCCCTCGGTGAAGGCGCCGCCCTCGCCGCGGCCGCAGAACCCGTACCCCTCGAGAGACAGTGGGATGAGCGGGGTGAACGCGTCGTAGATCTGGGCCACGTCCACGTCGTGCGGGGTGAGGTCGGAGTTCTTCCACAGGTGGCGCGCGGCCGTCCAGGCGGGGCCGGTGAGCGGGTCGTCGTTCCAGTAGTTGACCATGCCGTGGTGCTGGGCGGGCAGGCCCTGCGCCGCCGCGTGGATGTAGACGGGCTTGTGCCGCAGGTCGCGGGCGCGCTCGGCGGAGACGATGACGCAGGCCAGCGCGCCGTCGGTCTCCAGGCAGTTGTCGAAGAGGCAGAGCGGCTCGCTGATCCAGCGGGCGTTCATGTACATGTCCCGGGTCAGCGGGCGCTCGTACATCATGGCGGCCGGGTTCTGGTTGGCCCGGTTGCGGCAGGCGAGGGCGACGTTGAAGAGGTGGTCGCGGGTGGCGCCGTACTCGTGCATGTAGCGGCGGGCCAGCATGCCGATCTCGTCGGCGGGACGGAGCAGTCCGAAGGGCCTCGTCCACTGGGCGGGCGTGGGGAGTTGGACGGTGGTGTTCTTCCACGGGCGCGGCCCGCTGCCGCGTTTGCGCGAGCGCCAGGCGACGCCCACGCTCGCCTGGCCGGTGGCGACCGCGGCGGCGAGATGGGCGATCGTCGCGCACGAACCGCCGCCGCCGTAACCGACCTTGGAGAAGAAGGTGACGTCTCCCGCGCCGACGGCCTTGGCCACCTCGACCTCGTCGGTCTCCTCCATCGTGTACGAGGCGAAGGCGTCCACCTCGGACGCGGCGAGGCCCGCGTCGTCCAGGGCGGCCAGGATGGCCCGGCACGCCAAGGTCTTCTCGGATTCGGGGAGTTGCTTCGCGAAGGCCGTCTGGCCTATGCCGACGATGGCCGTCGCGTCCTTGATGCCGCTCACCATGGCACTCCCGCCTGTGCAGCTGGATCTCTGGGCTGACAGCGCGTCAGGCTACAGCTAATCTGACGGATAGTCAGCTACGGGTCGGGTACGGCGTTGTGGGAGGTCGGTCGATGAACGCGCAGACGTGGAGCACCATCCCGGGACTGATCAGGGACGCGGTCGCGCGGTACGCCGGGCGGGAAGCCGTGGTCGACGGGCGCACCCGGATCACCTACGCCGAGCTCGGCGAGCGCGTGGAGCGGGCCGCCGCCGCCTGCGTGGCCTCCGGCGTCGAGCCCGGCGACCGGGTCGCCCTCTGGGCCCCCAACACCCTGGACTGGATCGTCTCCGCGCTCGGCGCGGTCAGCGCGGGCGCGGTCCTGGTGCCGCTCAACACCCGTTTCAAGGGCGCCGAGGCCGCCGACATCCTGGCCCGCTCCCGCGCCCGGCTGCTCTTCGTCACCGGCACCTTCCTCGGCACCTCCTACGTCGCCTCGCTGCGCCGCGCCCAGGAGGCGGGCGCCGAACTCCCGCACCTGGACGAGGTGGTGGTGCTCGCCGACACCGCACCCGACGCGCCCGGCTACCGCACCTGGAAGGAGTTCCTCGCGGGAGGGGAGAAGGTCACCGCCGCGGAGGCGCGGAAGCGGGCGGACACCGTCACGGCCGCCGACGCCTCCGACATCATCTTCACCTCCGGCACCACAGGACGCCCCAAGGGCGCCGTCATCACCCACGAACAGACCCTGCGCGGCTACGAGATCTGGGCCGACCTCGCCGGGCTGCGCGAGGGCGACCGCTATCTGATCGTGAACCCGTTCTTCCACACCTTCGGCTACAAGGCGGGCGTCATCGCCTGCCTGATGCGCGGCGCGACGATGATCCCGCAGCCCGTCTTCAACGTGGACACGGTGCTCGCCAACATCGCCGCCGAGCGCATCTCCGTCCTCCCCGGACCGCCCACCCTGCACCAGTCGCTGCTCGACCACCCGGCGCGCGACGCCCACGACCTGTCGGCGCTGCGCGTGGTGGTGACGGGGGCGGCCGTGGTGCCGCTGCGCCTGGTCGAGCGGCTGCGCGGGGAACTGCACGTCGCGACCGTCCTGACCGCCTACGGCCTCACCGAGGCCAGCGGCATCGTCACCATGTGCCGCCGCGGCGACGACCCCGAGACGATCGCGTCGACCTCGGGCCGGGCGATCCCCGGCACCGAACTGCGGGTCGCGGCACAGCCCGGCGAACCCGGCGAGGTCCTCGTCCGCGGCTTCAACGTCATGCGGGAGTACTTCGAGGACGCCGCCGCCACCCGCGAGGTCATCACCGAGGACGGCTGGCTGCACACCGGCGACGTCGGCGTCCTCGACGACGGCGGCAACCTGCGGATCACCGACCGCATCAAGGACATGTTCATCGTCGGCGGCTTCAACGCCTACCCCGCCGAGATAGAGCAACTGCTCGGCGTCCACCCCGACGTGGCCGACGTGGCCGTGGTCGGCGTCCCCGACGGACGGCTCGGCGAGGTCGGCAGGGCCTATGTCGTGCGCCGGCCGGGCTCGGTGCTCACCGGCGACGACCTCATCGCGTGGGCCCGGCGCGAGATGGCCAACTACAAGGTGCCCAGGACCGTCCGGTTCGTCACGGACCTGCCGCGCAACGCCTCCGGCAAGGTGCTCAAGCAGGAGCTGCGGGCGGGCTGAGCCGCAGCGCGTCCAGGTCCACGACCAGGTCCGCCCGCTCGCGGCCCGGAGCCACCCGGCGGGCGTTCGCCTCGTCCGAGCGCAGCACCCACGCGCGGGCCTCGGCCGGGTTCTTGCCGAACTCCACGTGCCGCGCGACCAGCCGCTCCACCCGTACGGTGTCGTCGACCGCCACCCACCACACCTCGTCCAGCAGCGGGCGGACCGCCGTCGACCACGGCTCCTCGTCGAGGAGGAGGTAGTTCCCCTCGGTCACGATCAGCGGCACGTCCGGCGGGACGGGCAGCGCGCCCGCCAGCGGCTGCTCCAGCTCCCGCTCGAAGGACGGCGCGTAGACCGTCTCGCCGTTGCGCGGCGCCCGGAGCCGGGCGAGGAGGGCGCCGTACCCGTACGCGTCGAACGTGTCCGGGGCGCCCTTGCGGTCCGCGCGGCCGAGCCGGCGCAGTTCCGCGTCCGCGAGGTGGAAGCCGTCCATGGGGACCAGCGCCGCGTCGGCGCCGAGCGCGCGGACGACGGCCCCGGCGAGCGTGGACTTGCCGGCGCCGGGCGGACCGGCGATGCCGAGCACGCGGCGCGGGCCCCGGGACACCAGGGCTCGCGCGCGGCCGGCCAGTTCATCGACGCGACTCATGGGGTGAGCCTTTCACGGGCGTCACCACTGGACGGCGTTGTCCAGGTCCTGCTGCCAGTAGGTGACCTTCAGGGAGTCGTCGATGTACGTGCCGCCGGCGGGCAGCGCCGGGTGGGCGGTCGCGGGCAGCGAACCGCTCATGGAGCGGGGCTGGAACATGACCTCCAGGCTCTTCGCGGTGTAGCCGTTCGAGCCGCTGCCGTCGGCGGCGGACAGCAGCACCGCCGCGTAGCCGGACGCGCCGGGCGCGAGCGTGACCACGGCCTGCGGCTTGGAGTCCTCGACCACCGGCGGCACCGACTGCGCCTCGCTGAAGCGGACGACCGGGTAGCCGTACAGGTAGCAGGGCTTGCCGCCGGTGTTGGTGACCGTGAGCAGCATGTGGTTGACGGGCCGGGCCATCGGGGCCGCGACCGTCCTGGTGTTGGCGCCCGAGCAGGTGACCGGCTTCGCGGCGGCCGCCGAATTGGCCGGGGCCTTCGCCGTGGTGCCGCCCGAGGTCTTCGACGCCGTACCGGAGCCGGAGCCGGAGCCGGAGTCCGAGCCCGCGTTCGTGTCCGTACCGGACTTCGCGTCGTCGCCGGCCGGGGCCTCCGACGCCCCCTTCGACCCGGTCGAGGAGGACGCGGCGGAGGAGGAGGCGGCCGACGCGCCCTCGTCCTTGACGCCCGATCCGTCGTTGCAGGCGGTGAGCGAGAGCGCGGCGATCGCGACGGTCGCGGCGGTGGTCAGCAGGCGGGTGCGGGAGGTGCGGATGCTGGACATTGCTTGAGCCCCTTGGGAGTTCGGGTCGGTGTGGTGCTTGGATGACCCAGAGCCTGCGGGGTGATCCGTCCCAGGTGCCACAACTGACCGGCAGTTCGGCACGCTGGAACACTGAAACGGGCTCTGACCTGGGGGAACGCCGGTCCCCTGGAACGTCGGAATGGGACGCGGGGGCATGGAGGAACGGGTGTCTGGAGACGGTTTCGCGCAGCTGCTGCGGGAGTTGAAGGACCGTTCGGGGCTGAGTTACGGCGTGCTCGCGAAGCGGCTGCACATGAGTACGTCGACCCTGCACCGCTACTGCAACGGCACCGCCGTGCCGACCGAGTACGCGCCGGTGGAACGGCTCGCGCGGCTCTGCAGGGCGAGCCCGGAGGAGCTGGTGGAGCTGCACCGGCGGTGGATCCTGGCGGACGCGGCACGGGGACGAAAAGGGGACCCCGCACCGGCACCCGCACCCGCTCCGGCCCCGAAGCCCGCGCCGGAGCCGGAGCCGGAGCCGGACCCACAGCCGGAGTCCGAGCGGGAGCCGGACGAGGGTGTCGTCGTGCGCCCCGCCGCCTCCCGCAGGCGCACCGCCGTCGTCGCGGGCATCGCGGTCGCGGCCGTCACCGGCGCCGTCGTGCTCGCCGTGAACCTCGGCGGCGGGGGCGGCGACGCGGACCGGCAGCAGGCGGCCGGGGCCACGGCCACCGGGCGGACCGGCGCGGAGCGGGACCCGTCGGCGTCCGCCGCGACGTCGCCCTCCGCGAGCGCCTCGAAGAAGCCGAAGCCGTCGGGGTCCGCGAGCGTGTCCGCGTCGTCCACCGCCCGGCCGGGCTCCGGATCAGGGGACGCCAAGGCGCCGGACAACGGCGGCGCCGCCCCGCTGAGCGTCAACACCCGCCCCTACGTCTACGACAGCCCGTGCAGCCAGCACTTCCTCGTCGACAGCGAACCGGCCCAGGTCGGACCGCCCGCCGGTGAACAGGACGCGACCCGCTGGGCCGCCGCCTACGGCGCCGTCTCCTCGGGCGAGCAGGAGATCGCGCTCACCGTCCAGGGCACCGGCGCGCAGACCGTCGTCCTGGAGGCGCTGCGCGTCCGCGTCGTCTCCAAGTCGGCGCCGCTCGCCTGGAACGACTACTCGATGGGCGTCGGCTGCGGCGGCAGCGTCGACACCAAGTCCTTCGACGTCGACCTCGACAACGGCAGCCCCGCCGTCACCGTCAAGGGCGGCCAGCGCGACTTCCCGTACAAGGTGAGCGAGTCCGACCCGGAGGTCTTCTACGTCGTCGCCCACACCAAGGCGCACGACGTGCGCTGGGAGCTCTCCCTCGAATACTCCAGCGGGGGCCGCCACGGCACCGTACGCGTCACCGACGGCGGCACCCCGTTCCGCACCAGCGCGGACGTCGGACGCCCCGGCTACGACTATCCCCTCGGCGGCGGCGAATGGATCGCGCGCGAGGAACAGTAGACGGAAGAGCCGGGACGGCCGGTCGTCAGAGCTTCTCGGGGGTACGGATGCCGAGGAGCGCCATGCCCTGGTGCAGGGTGCGGGCCGTGAGGTCGCACAGCAGCAGCCGGTTCTCGACGATCTCCTGCGCCGGGCGCGGCTTGACCACCGGGCACTGGTCGTAGAACGTCGTGAACAGTGAGGCCAGCTGGTACAGGTACGCGGCCAGCTTGTGCGGCGCGTACTCGGCGGCGGCCTCGTAGACCAGATCGCCGAACGCGTCCAGGTGCAGGCCGAGCGCCCGCTCGGCCGGGGCGAGTTCGAGCTCCGGGTGCGCGACGGGCTCCGCCGAGTCCCCGGCGCGCCGCAGGATCGACTTGATCCGCGCGTACGCGTACTGGAGGTACACGCTGGTGTCGCCGTTCAGCGACACCATCTGGTCCAGGTCGAACTTGTAGTCCCGGTTCGCCGACGTCGACAGGTCCGCGTACTTCACGGCGCCGATGCCGACGTACCGGCCGTTCTCGACGATCTCCTCCTCGGTCAGGCCCACCTTCTCGGCCTTCTCCCGGACGACCGCGGTGGCCCGCTCGACGGCCTCGTCGAGCAGGTCCTCCAGGCGCACGGTCTCGCCCGCACGCGTCTTGAACGGCTTGCCGTCCGCGCCCAGCACCGTGCCGTAGCCCATGTTGTGCGCGGTGACCTCGTCGCTGAGCCAGCCCATCCGGCGGGCCGCCTCGAAGACCATCTTGAAGTGCAGCGACTGCCGTACGTCCACGACGTAGATCAGCGACGTGGCGTGCAGGTCGGTGACCCGGTTCCGGATCGCGGACAGGTCGGAGGCCGCGTAGCCGAAGCCGCCGTCCTTCTTCTGCACGATCAGCGGCACCGGCTCGCCGTCCTTGCCGCGGATCTCGTCGAAGAACACGACGAGCGCGCCGTCCGAGCGCACCGCGACACCCGACTCCTCCAGGAGCCGCGCCGTCTCCGGCATCAGGTCGTTGTACGCCGACTCACCGACGATCTCGTCGTCCCGGATCTCCATGTCGAGCTTCTCGAAGACCGAGTAGAAGTAGATCTTCGACTCGTCCACGAACCGCTGCCACAGGTCGAGCGTCTCCTTGTCGCCGGACTGGAGGGCGACGACCCGCTTGCGGGCCCGCTCCTTGAACTCCTCGTCCGAGTCGAAGACGGCACGCGACGCCTTGTAGATCCGGTTCAGGTTCGACATGGCCTGCTCGCCGTCGGCCTCGTCGGCCGGGGCCAGCTCCGCCGGGTTCTCGATCAGGTACTGGATGAGCATGCCGAACTGGGTGCCCCAGTCGCCGATGTGGTGCCGGCCGATCGTCTTCTCGCCGGTGAAGTCGAGCATGGCGCGCAGGGCGTCGCCGATCACCGCGGAGCGCAGGTGGCCGACGTGCATCTCCTTCGCCACGTTCGGCTGCGCGTAGTCGATGACCGTGATGCCCGGGGCGTCCTTCGCGGGCACGCCGAGCCGGTCGCCGTCGGCGGCGCGGGCCGCGAGGGTCTCGGTGATCGCCTTGTCGGTGACCGTCACGTTCAGGAAGCCGGGGCCGGAGACCTCGACGTCGGCGAGCAGCTCGCCGGTCTCGATCTCCGCGACGACCTGGGCGGCCAGCTCCCGCGGGTTCGCCTTGGCCTTCTTGGCGAGCGCCAGGATCCCGTTGGCCTGGTAGTCGGCCCGGTCGCTACGTCGCAGCAGCGGGTCCGCGGCGGTCGCCTCCGGCAGGGCCGAGGTGAGGGCGGCGGTGAGGCGCTGGTTGACGCTGGCGGTGATGGACGTGACCGGGGCCATGGGTATGGGCTGCCGTTCTGGTCGGGGCTGTGTGATGGTCCCGCCAGTATCCCACGGTGCCGCAAACGGGTTTCCAGGTCTCGCCGCCGTCCACCGGCCGGTGGGGCTTCTCGCGCAGTTCCCCGCGCCCCTGAGGCATGCGCTCCGCGCAGCCTCCCCTTGAGGTGAGCGCCCCTGATGAGATGCGCACGAAGTGCGCATCTCAGGGGCGCGGGGAACTGCGCGAGAAGCGGCCACCGGACCGCAGGGTTCCCCCTAGCCGGACACCCCGGTCGCGTACACGGTGGCGGCCTCCGAGTAGTTGTTGGCGCCGTCCACCGCGCGCAGCTCCCAGCACCGCTCCACACCGTCCGGCAGGACCTCCGTGTCCCGGAAGGACGTGACGCCGCCCTCCAGAACCTCCGAGAGCAGCCCGCTGCCACAGGAGCGCACCCCGTCGACCGTCTCGACGCGCCCCGACCGGAGCCAGTAGGAGTGCAGGTCGGCCACCGGGGACGCGTTCCACGACAGCGCGGTGCCCTCGGCACCGGGCGTGGCCGTGAAGCCGGCCGGCACC is a genomic window containing:
- a CDS encoding helix-turn-helix transcriptional regulator, producing the protein MEERVSGDGFAQLLRELKDRSGLSYGVLAKRLHMSTSTLHRYCNGTAVPTEYAPVERLARLCRASPEELVELHRRWILADAARGRKGDPAPAPAPAPAPKPAPEPEPEPDPQPESEREPDEGVVVRPAASRRRTAVVAGIAVAAVTGAVVLAVNLGGGGGDADRQQAAGATATGRTGAERDPSASAATSPSASASKKPKPSGSASVSASSTARPGSGSGDAKAPDNGGAAPLSVNTRPYVYDSPCSQHFLVDSEPAQVGPPAGEQDATRWAAAYGAVSSGEQEIALTVQGTGAQTVVLEALRVRVVSKSAPLAWNDYSMGVGCGGSVDTKSFDVDLDNGSPAVTVKGGQRDFPYKVSESDPEVFYVVAHTKAHDVRWELSLEYSSGGRHGTVRVTDGGTPFRTSADVGRPGYDYPLGGGEWIAREEQ
- a CDS encoding FadD3 family acyl-CoA ligase, which translates into the protein MNAQTWSTIPGLIRDAVARYAGREAVVDGRTRITYAELGERVERAAAACVASGVEPGDRVALWAPNTLDWIVSALGAVSAGAVLVPLNTRFKGAEAADILARSRARLLFVTGTFLGTSYVASLRRAQEAGAELPHLDEVVVLADTAPDAPGYRTWKEFLAGGEKVTAAEARKRADTVTAADASDIIFTSGTTGRPKGAVITHEQTLRGYEIWADLAGLREGDRYLIVNPFFHTFGYKAGVIACLMRGATMIPQPVFNVDTVLANIAAERISVLPGPPTLHQSLLDHPARDAHDLSALRVVVTGAAVVPLRLVERLRGELHVATVLTAYGLTEASGIVTMCRRGDDPETIASTSGRAIPGTELRVAAQPGEPGEVLVRGFNVMREYFEDAAATREVITEDGWLHTGDVGVLDDGGNLRITDRIKDMFIVGGFNAYPAEIEQLLGVHPDVADVAVVGVPDGRLGEVGRAYVVRRPGSVLTGDDLIAWARREMANYKVPRTVRFVTDLPRNASGKVLKQELRAG
- a CDS encoding nucleoside/nucleotide kinase family protein, with the protein product MSRVDELAGRARALVSRGPRRVLGIAGPPGAGKSTLAGAVVRALGADAALVPMDGFHLADAELRRLGRADRKGAPDTFDAYGYGALLARLRAPRNGETVYAPSFERELEQPLAGALPVPPDVPLIVTEGNYLLLDEEPWSTAVRPLLDEVWWVAVDDTVRVERLVARHVEFGKNPAEARAWVLRSDEANARRVAPGRERADLVVDLDALRLSPPAAPA
- a CDS encoding enoyl-CoA hydratase/isomerase family protein; amino-acid sequence: MTVDVTRHKDTGVAVVTLDRPHRHNALDQETITELRTAWREFRHDDTVRAVVLTGAGDRAFCTGIDRGLDVPQPPSPYSMDDPLLTVGPKANDLWKPVIAAVNGMACGGAFYLLGEAEFVVADEHATFFDPHTTYGMVSAYESVYLAQRMPPGEVARLALMGSAERMSARRAYETGLVSEVTAPGAALAAAVRCAETVAAHPTEAVQGTVRAVWAATEAARERAFAQAPHLIALGNLPPERQAGLFNSRSAGKFRTR
- a CDS encoding OB-fold domain-containing protein, with protein sequence MADATTDHLLAPVPDDDGAPFWDYAARGELRVQACADPECEELRFPPRPCCPHCQSFDSTWRKMSGKGRIWSYVIPHPPLLPAYAALAPYNAIIVELAEAPRIRLVGNLVTTADAPLNSVPQERLRIGAKVQAVFTEIDGVHVPRWVLERP
- a CDS encoding lipid-transfer protein; its protein translation is MVSGIKDATAIVGIGQTAFAKQLPESEKTLACRAILAALDDAGLAASEVDAFASYTMEETDEVEVAKAVGAGDVTFFSKVGYGGGGSCATIAHLAAAVATGQASVGVAWRSRKRGSGPRPWKNTTVQLPTPAQWTRPFGLLRPADEIGMLARRYMHEYGATRDHLFNVALACRNRANQNPAAMMYERPLTRDMYMNARWISEPLCLFDNCLETDGALACVIVSAERARDLRHKPVYIHAAAQGLPAQHHGMVNYWNDDPLTGPAWTAARHLWKNSDLTPHDVDVAQIYDAFTPLIPLSLEGYGFCGRGEGGAFTEGGALEIGGRLPINTGGGGLSEAYVHGFNLINEGVKQLRGISTAQVPNARTCLVTAGEGVPTSAVLLRN
- a CDS encoding DUF4232 domain-containing protein yields the protein MSSIRTSRTRLLTTAATVAIAALSLTACNDGSGVKDEGASAASSSAASSSTGSKGASEAPAGDDAKSGTDTNAGSDSGSGSGSGTASKTSGGTTAKAPANSAAAAKPVTCSGANTRTVAAPMARPVNHMLLTVTNTGGKPCYLYGYPVVRFSEAQSVPPVVEDSKPQAVVTLAPGASGYAAVLLSAADGSGSNGYTAKSLEVMFQPRSMSGSLPATAHPALPAGGTYIDDSLKVTYWQQDLDNAVQW
- the argS gene encoding arginine--tRNA ligase → MAPVTSITASVNQRLTAALTSALPEATAADPLLRRSDRADYQANGILALAKKAKANPRELAAQVVAEIETGELLADVEVSGPGFLNVTVTDKAITETLAARAADGDRLGVPAKDAPGITVIDYAQPNVAKEMHVGHLRSAVIGDALRAMLDFTGEKTIGRHHIGDWGTQFGMLIQYLIENPAELAPADEADGEQAMSNLNRIYKASRAVFDSDEEFKERARKRVVALQSGDKETLDLWQRFVDESKIYFYSVFEKLDMEIRDDEIVGESAYNDLMPETARLLEESGVAVRSDGALVVFFDEIRGKDGEPVPLIVQKKDGGFGYAASDLSAIRNRVTDLHATSLIYVVDVRQSLHFKMVFEAARRMGWLSDEVTAHNMGYGTVLGADGKPFKTRAGETVRLEDLLDEAVERATAVVREKAEKVGLTEEEIVENGRYVGIGAVKYADLSTSANRDYKFDLDQMVSLNGDTSVYLQYAYARIKSILRRAGDSAEPVAHPELELAPAERALGLHLDAFGDLVYEAAAEYAPHKLAAYLYQLASLFTTFYDQCPVVKPRPAQEIVENRLLLCDLTARTLHQGMALLGIRTPEKL